ACACCAGAAATAGAAGTTGCACATTTTAAACGTACGTGCAACGttttaataatagtaatatttaaaaaaaatcttcagCAGTCGAGGCATCAGCATTCTTTGGATCTGTAAGAAATCCAAAtcgaaattatatttaattcattCCCCACTCAGCTGCAAACCAGTTTACAGTGAGGCGTCGACGTAGAGTCAGTACGATCTGTGTATGGGTCACCTGTGGTCCAAGTGTACTGTTGTGTAGAACTGTCCGGTTCATTGTGATCTGACCAACTGGTTCCAGTTCCAGATCCAATTATCGTGGTCAAAATAGAAGTTTCCTCGGAGGCACCTTTTGCTGTAGACGTCGAAGATTCTGATGAACTGGTTCCAAGTGACCCTTCAGAAGATGATTCCCCAGGCAAAGCAGGGGTTTCCGACTCCGTGATTACAGACGCAGCAGTGCTAACCGATGACTTCCAAATAGGTGTAGTCCTTTGCATAGTTGAGACCGATGTCGAGGGTGTTGACTGTTGCGCGGAACTACTTCCAGGTAACTCTGAAGAATATGATTCCTTTCCTTTATCAGTCACAGCAGTGTTCACAGAAGATTCCCAATTTTGTCTCACAGTTGAGTCCGATGGAGAAGATGTCGACTGTTCCGAGGCAATAGTTTCAGGTAGTTCTGTAGAAGATGATTCCTCCCCTTTGTCAGTCACAGCAGTGCTAACCGAAGTTTCCGAACTGGAAGTAATGTCTCCCAAAGTTGAATCCGACGGAGAAGATGTGGCTTGCTCTGAGGAACTTGTTCCAGGTAACTCCGAAGAAGATGTATTCTGCGCAATATCAGTCGCAGCTGTGCTAGCTGATGATGCCCAAATGAACGTAGTGTCCTCCAAAGCTGAGCCAATTGGAGAAGATACGGCTTGATCCGACGAGCTGCTTACAGATTGGCCTGAAACCGATGATTCAGTTGCAGCATTGCTAACTGATGATTCCCAAATAGAAGTagtgttttgcatattttcagaATCGGAAGTAGTGTCTTTCACAATTGATACCGATGGAGAATAAGTGACTCGCTCCGAAGAACTGCTTCCAGGCAACACTGAAGAAGATGATTCCTCTCCTATATCAGTCACAGCGTTGCCAACCGAAGATTCCAAATCGGAAGTAATTTCACCCACAGTTGAGTCTGTTGGAGAAGATGTTACCTGTTCCGAGGTACTAGTTCCAGGTGCTTCTGAAGAAGATGCTTCCTGCCCTATAGTAGTCACATTAGTGCTAACAGAAGATTCCGAATCGGAAGTAATGCCTCCCACAGTTGATCTCGACGGGGATGATGTGGCCTGCTCCGGGGAACTGGTTCCAGGTAACGCTGAAGAAGATGATTCCTCTCCTTTATCAGTCACAACAGTGCTAGCCGAAGACTCAGCATTAATGTCACCTTTAGTTGAGCTTGTTGGAGAAAGTGTTGACTGTTTTGAGGTACTAGTTCCAGGTATTTCTGATGAAGGTGATTTCTCCCATATAGTAGTCACAGTAGTGCCAATAGAAGATTCCGAATCGGAAGTAATGCCTCCCACAGTTGATATCGACGGGGATGATGTGACCTGCTCTGAAGAGCTGATTGCAGGTGGTTTTGTAGAAGATGATTCCTCCCCTATATCAGTAACGGAACTGATTCCAGGATGCTCTGAAGAAGATGATGTCTCCCCTATATCAGTCGTAGCAGTGCCAACCGAAGATTCCAAATCGGAAGTAATTTCACCCACAGTTGAGTCCGTTGGAGAAGGTGTTACCTGTTCCGAGGTACTAGTTCCAGGTGCTTCTGAAGAAGATGCTTCCTGCCCTATAGTAGTCACATTAGTGCTAACAGAAGATTCCGAATCGGAAGTAATGCCTCCCACAGTTGATCTCGACGGGGATGATGTGGCCTGCTCCGGGGAACTGGTTCCAGGTAACGCTGAAGAAGATGATTCCTCTCCTTTATCAGTCACAACAGTGCTAGCCGAAGACTCAGCATTGGAAGTAAAGTCACCTTTAGTTGAGCCTGTTGGAGAAAGTGTTGACTGTTTTGAGGTACTAGTTCCAGGTATTTCTGATGAAGTTGATTTCTCCCATATAGTAGTCACAGTAGTGCCAATAGAAGGTTCCAAATCGGAAGTAATGCCTCCCACAGTTGATATCGACGGGGATGATGTGACCTGCTCTGAAGAGCTGATTGCAGGTGGTTTTGTAGAAGATGATTCCTCCCCTATATCAGTAACGGAACTGATTCCAGGATGCTCTGAAGAAGATGATGTCTCCCCTATATCAGTCGTAGCAGTGCCAACCGAAGATTCCAAATCGGAAGTAATTTCACCCACAGTTGAGTCCGTTGGAGAAGGTGTTACCTGTTCCGAGGTACTAGTTCCAGGTGCTTCTGAAGAAGATGCTTCCTGCCCTATAGTAGTCACATTAGTGCTAACAGAAGATTCCGAATCGGAAGTAATGCCTCCCACAGTTGATATCGACGGGGAGGATGTGGCCTGCTCTGAAGAACTGATTGCAGGTGGTTTTGTAGAAGATGATTCCTCCCCTATATCAGTAACGTAACTGATTCCAGGATGCTCTGAAGAAGATGATTCCTCCCCTATATCAGTCGCAGCAGTGCTAACAGATGACCTCGTGCTGGAAGTAAATTCACCCACAATTGACCCTGTTGGAGAAGGAGTTGATTCAGGAATGGAAGTTTTGTCTTTCACAGTTGATTCCAACGGGGCAGATGTGGCTTTCCCTGAGGAGCTGGTTGCAGGTAACTCTGAAGCAGATGATTCCCCCCCTATATCAGTCGAAGCGGTGCTAACGGAAAATTCTGATTTGGAGGTAGCGTATTCAGCTGTTGACTCTGATGAGGAAGATGTGGATTGGTCTGAGGAACTGATTCCAGGTAGTACTGAAGCAGTGGAGCTAACAGAAGACTCAGGATTGGAAGTAGTGTCTCCCACACTTGAGCCCGACGAAGAAGATGTGGCATGCTCTGAGGAACTGGTTCCAGGTAACTCTGAAGAAGATGATTCCTCTCCTTTATCAGTCACAACAGTGCTAGCCGAAGACTCAGCATTGGAAGTAAAGTCACCTTTAGTTGAGCCTGTTGGAGAAGGTGCTGACTGTTTTGAGGTACTAGTTCCAGGTATTTCTGATGAAGGTGATTCCTCCCATATAGTAGTCACAGTAGTGCCAACAGAAGATTCCGAATCGGAAGTAAGGCCTCCCACAGTTGTTCTCGATGGAGATGATGTGGCCTGCGCTGAAGAACTGATTGCAGGCTGCTCTGAAGTGGAATATTCCTCCCTTACATCAGTCACATCAGTGCTAACCCAAAATTCCGTGCTGGAAGTAATGCCACCTACACTTGAGCCTGTTGGAGCAGTTGTTGACTGTTCTGTGAGACTAGTTACAGGTAGTTGAGAAGAAGGTGATGCGTTCTCTATACCAGGCACAGCAGTGCTAGCAGATGATTCCAAATTGGGTGTAGTGTCTTTTAGAGTTGAGGCTGTTTTAGAAGGTGTTGACTGCTCCGGGGAACTGGTACAAGGTAGTTCTGAAGAAGATATTTCCTTCCCTATATTAGTCGCAGCAGTGCTAACCGAAAATTCCGTACTGAAAGTAACGCCATCATCAGTCAGGTTTGTTGGAGAAGGTGTTTCCTGTTCAGAGGAATTGGTTCCAGGTAATTCTGAAGAAGTCGATTCCTCCCCTATAGTAGTCACAGTTGTGCCAATAGAGGATTCCGAATGGGAAGTAATTTCAGCCCCAGTTGAGCCTGTTGGAGAAGGTGTTGACTGTTCCGAGGAACTGGCTCCAGGTAGCTGAGATGAAGGTGATGCCTCCCCTATATCCGTCGAAGCAGATGATTGCCAAATAGTAGTAGTGTCTTCCACTGTTATGCCCGATGAAGAAGTTGTTAAATGTTTCGAGGTACTAGTACCAGGTACTTTGGAAGAAGACGATTCCTCCCCTATAGTAGTCACAGTAGTGCTAACAGAAGATTCCGAAATAGAAGTAATATATCCCAGAGTTGATCTCGACGGGGAAGATGTGGCTTGCTCTGAGGAACTAGTTTCAGGTTGTTTTGTAGAAGAGGATTCCTCCCCTATATCAGTCGCAGCAGTGCTAACAGAAGATCTCGTGCTGGAAATAATGTCACCCACAGTTGACCCTGTTGGAGAAGGTGTTGACCGTTCCGAAGAACTGGTTCTAGGTAGTTCTGTAGAAGACGATTCTTCTCCTACATCAGTCACAGCACTGCTTGCCAAAGATTCAGAAATGGAAGTATTATCTTTCACAGTTGGTCCCGACGGGAAAGATGTGGCTTTCCCTGAGGAACTGGTTGCAGGTAACTCTGAAGCAGATGATTCCCCCTCTATATCAGTAGCGGAACTGGTTCCAGGTTGCTCTGTAGAAGATGACTCAGTCGCAGCATTGCTAACTGATGATTCCCAAATAGAAGTAGTGTTTTCCATATTTTCAGAATCGGGTGTAGTGTCTTTCACAATTGATACCGATGGAGAATAAGTGACTCGCTCCGAAGAACTGCTTCCAGGCAACACTGAAGAAGATGATTCCTCTCCTATATCAGTCACAGTGGAGCTAACCGATTCCGGTTTTGAGGTAGTGCATTCAGCAGTTGACTCCGATGAGGAAGATGTGGATTGCTTCGAAGGACTCGATGTAGGTAGCCGTGATGAAGATGATGCCTCCCCTATATCAGACACAGCAGATGATTGCCAAATAGTAGTAGTGTCTTCCACTATTATGCCCGATGAAGAAGTTGTTAAATGTTCCGAGGTACTAGTACCAGGTATTATAGTAGTCACAGTAGTGCTAACCGAAGATTCCGCAATGGAAGTAATATATCCCAGAGTTGATCTCGACGGGGATGATGTGGATCGCTCTGAGGAACTGGTTCCAGGTTGTTTTGTAGAAGAATATTTCTCCTCTATATCAGTAACGGAGCTGATTCCAGGCTGCTCTGAGGAAGATGATTCTTCCTCTCGTATAACAGTCGTAGCGGTGCTAACCAAAGATTCCGATTTGGAGGTAGTGTATTCAGCTGTTGACTGCGATAAGGAAGATGTGGATTGCTCCGAAGGACTCGATGTAGGTAGCCGTGATGAAGATGATGCCTGCCCTATATCGGTAGAAGGAGATGATTCCCAAATAGTAGTAGTGTCTTCCACTGTTAAGCCCGATGAAGAAGGTGTTAAATGTGTGGAGGCATTAGTTCCGGGTACTTCTGACGAAGACGATTCCTGCCCTATAGTAGTCACAGCAGTGCCAACCGAAGATTTCGAATCGGAAGTTATGTCTCCCACAGTTGATCTCGGCGGGTATGATGTGGCTTGCTCCGAAGAACCGGTTGCAGGTAGTTTAGAAGAAGATGACTCTTGTGCCTTATCTGTTCCTGGTAGCTCTGATGATGTTTTCTCATTTATGATATCAGAGGAATCTGTGCTAGACGCCCAACTGGTGTCATTTCCAGACGAATTCGGTTTGTCGTTAGCCTGCGTATCGGTTGGTTCTGTCGTGGTCGTCTTTGGTGTTGTCGGAGTCGGGCGTGGCTGTCTGGTGGTCGGTCTAGATGTTGTACCTGCTCCCGTTTCATCCGGCACACAGTAGATGTCCTCGCACCTTGGATAGCTGTGCTTGCCCAAAATATGAATCGAACAGTTGTCAACGCTGcgctcaaaacaaaaaacccaaTTTAGCTGTGATCAGGTACAAGGCGAAATGCCGCAGCAGCTCACCTCAGGTGGTGCGTGGCGGTGCACTCGAAGTGGCACTTCGAGTAGGTTAAGAAGCGATGTTTCTCGCATAGATTGTCGGGGCCACCGGCTGCAGTTTGGGCATAAGAAGAATGTGTTGGTCGGAACGGGTTGTCGACTGTCGGCGAGTACTTACCGGCGTTATCAAAGGACTTGCAGTACTTGGACTGCGGTCGGGATTGCGACTTGCCTGTGTAAaccgaaaacaacaaaaaattaaaggagTTGCGCCAGACGCATTTGCTCTGGGGCTAACCTGCTGCCTCCGGCTGGGTCTGGGCaaccgccagcagcagcaacagtgcCTCCCAGAAAAGTAAAAGTTTCATGCCCGCCTCGCGCTAATACTCCAAGCAAAACTTTGCCACGAAAAtccccaaaaaaaaactttgactTGCAGCGGATGTGCGGATGTGCGGATGTGCGGATACGATTGCTGGCAActtggctgtggctgtggcccACGGCTTTGGCGCTTTATTTATATGGCCAACGGGGCGTGGCAAGCACTTGAAGCTGTCTGTAAAATCGTATAAATAATTTCTTTGCAATTCCATTCTTTGGCTTTGCCTCCACTCATCGCAATCTTGAAGTACTGCACTAACGAAAAATGATTACAAACTTTTGCCAAATGACATcgtaaaaagttaaataagtttgccagcaacaacaacaacaacagcaacaacaacaacaagtgggCAAAACGCCACGATAAGTGCCAGCGAATTCCATGCATAAttgcattttgaatatttatttgccgtTCAACTTGAAGTGTTTGCTTAAGAAGCAAAACCCACCCATCCACCACCTGCCGCAACTCCTTGCTGTTGCTTGGCAACGGATGCATTTCATTATTTTGCCCAACCATCTTTCAAATGCAAACCCAAAGTCTCAGCCATCAAATGTCACGTTCTGCAGCCTGGGCGATATTTTGCTGACCCTTCGAGTAGCTACCAAGGCAATTATTACTTACTATagattgaatttcaatttaacaatAAATTGTGGGCATGGCCAGGCAGACACTTGCTTAACGAGCGCAGCTCATAAGaagttgcgtatacgcagcgttgcACGCATTTTATTTTGCGGCCATTTATAACAGAAGTTTTTGAAAGTGAGAGAAGAGCGGCAAAAAGGGCAGAAAAGAGAAGAGTTATTTCTTCGTTTGAGAGCAAACTGAAGCAGTTTTTGACCATGAAGCATAAATGAGagattgcgtatacgcagcgtagctcgcaatttattttattaccaTTCATAGCCCTCGATGCCATATACTTTAAGCAGTCCAGAATATAGGCTAGATGTCTTCCTGGTCgcttaataattattataataaccAATTAAAACTTTGTTTTCAGCTTATAACCTTTGACGCCGGGTGCCTTGATTTCATGCGGCAAGGTTTCATGTGGGCCATGTTGCCATGCGATAAGTTTTCTTCGGGACCATTTCCAAGTGTTATCTGGCCTAATCGATTCTTAACATTTAGTCCaaccaaattcaaatttgacgCACAAATTTAAAGTGCGATGCAATCAATTGAAAGCCGTTTGTAACTTTTATCAAAGCacgccaaaaataaaatattgtatataaattgaaaaaaaaaggcgaattgtgtgtgtttgcttaaTTTATAATTCGATTATTTGTTATTCCTGTTCTcccaaaataattaataattcaacaattaaaatgaaattgagcCGCCGTGTCTATTTGGGCTGAATCGAACTCTCAATTTGAATGCATTAattgcatacaaaatttacatatatatatatatacatatatatatatacaatttaagcATGGCAaagtaattataaataatgaaatgcgTGTTCAACTCAATTAGCAATGCTGAGAAATGTTCcctttaattttaaattccaATACTAACACAAAATAACACCACAAGCGAGTGCTTTCACTTCAGCTCGTATTGCATTGCATGGGCCATCGGAGCATATAGTCCGATCTTCAGAACATTTTCAGGGCTTAGAAAGGGGCATAAGAAAGTGTGTGCAGACACCAAAGCCCAAGGCTTTCTCTTTgatagataataataataatagataaTAATAGATAAGCATTCACAATTTGCAAAGAGAGCTCTCCCTTTCCTTCCTTTTGATCCCGTTCTCCGCTTTAAGGTCTGAGGAGCCACCAGATAGGCTAGACGGGACATTATCTAAGCTAATGTGtatgttatttttgatttcgatttttGAAAGGTTCTTAAATTGTATACGTATAGAAAAACAAATCGTTTCAAACGAGTAAGTTTAgaggtcgctggttcaaatcgcCATTGTCAATACAAAATCACAAAATGCAGGTTTTTTTTGGCTTAGTTTAAGGCGTGGCAGTTcctatttaataattttatcaAGTCTTGTAAAATTTGTAttcttctttgatttcattatTTGGCTTGTTTCTAAATGACATTTTTCTGAGAGGGAATTGCcgcaaatttaattatgctTGGCTTCAATCAGGCGAAACACAgtttaaagtgtttttaaagtaattgaattctattaaatttgttataaaatgCTGTCCAAAGAACAAAGCGTTGCTGGCGAACACTTTAAGCGATGCCCGTCTTGACAACGCACCCCTTTTTATTGGTCAGCAAGCCAGACGCCAGATCCTGGTGCCTGGCTTCTGGCTCCTGGCTCCTGGATATGCTTGTGCTTTTTACTTATATTTAGAGCACGTTGCGCCCCAACGAGCAGGCAGCAATTAAGTTTGTAAAAGTTAAAAGTTTCCCCAGCGACAACATTGTCTGGTGCGACCCTTTTGTTTGCACGTGGCCCAATACGTTGccattgttataccctgtgcGTCCCGACTAACCTGGGAGGGTACTATAGGCTGGAGCAAAAGGTATGTCACAGCCGGAGAGAAGGGAAGCTTTTTATAGCTATAACAATGACAAACTCCGGCTGAGAGATTTGGCAAAATTATGTTGATTTTCGCATACTTAAATTTAatacttaaatttaataaaacataaataaatggatATCAATTTTAAGcaatcataaaataaataagccgCGCAATGCCCGTTAATTTCCTCTGTTTTTCACCTAAAATAGCTTATGAATAAAAACTTACCCAGCCGCTGCTCCTGTGTATGTTTCCATCAAGTTGCAGGGTATTCGGCAGTCGTGCTGTTTGGCTGACCATGGAGTGCTGTTCTATGCGATTCACATTCGTATCTGTAATTGCGGCCGCGTCTGCACGTGTTGTTGCGAAAGGCGTAAACTGTATTTTTATGACACTAAACAAACAATTAACTCGACGCCTAAGCAACACGGCCAAGACAATGGCCAACAcagacacgcccacacacacagccagcgGAAGTAAGAGAGAggaagagtgagagagggggaggggaGGGAGAGCTTAACTGGTCTCTGCGCCTGGTTACTTCATTTTTGGGCCTCGTGTCAATTAGAATGctaat
This window of the Drosophila virilis strain 15010-1051.87 chromosome X, Dvir_AGI_RSII-ME, whole genome shotgun sequence genome carries:
- the LOC6634566 gene encoding serine-rich adhesin for platelets isoform X1; this encodes MKLLLFWEALLLLLAVAQTQPEAAGKSQSRPQSKYCKSFDNAAGGPDNLCEKHRFLTYSKCHFECTATHHLSVDNCSIHILGKHSYPRCEDIYCVPDETGAGTTSRPTTRQPRPTPTTPKTTTTEPTDTQANDKPNSSGNDTSWASSTDSSDIINEKTSSELPGTDKAQESSSSKLPATGSSEQATSYPPRSTVGDITSDSKSSVGTAVTTIGQESSSSEVPGTNASTHLTPSSSGLTVEDTTTIWESSPSTDIGQASSSSRLPTSSPSEQSTSSLSQSTAEYTTSKSESLVSTATTVIREEESSSSEQPGISSVTDIEEKYSSTKQPGTSSSERSTSSPSRSTLGYITSIAESSVSTTVTTIIPGTSTSEHLTTSSSGIIVEDTTTIWQSSAVSDIGEASSSSRLPTSSPSKQSTSSSSESTAECTTSKPESVSSTVTDIGEESSSSVLPGSSSSERVTYSPSVSIVKDTTPDSENMENTTSIWESSVSNAATESSSTEQPGTSSATDIEGESSASELPATSSSGKATSFPSGPTVKDNTSISESLASSAVTDVGEESSSTELPRTSSSERSTPSPTGSTVGDIISSTRSSVSTAATDIGEESSSTKQPETSSSEQATSSPSRSTLGYITSISESSVSTTVTTIGEESSSSKVPGTSTSKHLTTSSSGITVEDTTTIWQSSASTDIGEASPSSQLPGASSSEQSTPSPTGSTGAEITSHSESSIGTTVTTIGEESTSSELPGTNSSEQETPSPTNLTDDGVTFSTEFSVSTAATNIGKEISSSELPCTSSPEQSTPSKTASTLKDTTPNLESSASTAVPGIENASPSSQLPVTSLTEQSTTAPTGSSVGGITSSTEFWVSTDVTDVREEYSTSEQPAISSSAQATSSPSRTTVGGLTSDSESSVGTTVTTIWEESPSSEIPGTSTSKQSAPSPTGSTKGDFTSNAESSASTVVTDKGEESSSSELPGTSSSEHATSSSSGSSVGDTTSNPESSVSSTASVLPGISSSDQSTSSSSESTAEYATSKSEFSVSTASTDIGGESSASELPATSSSGKATSAPLESTVKDKTSIPESTPSPTGSIVGEFTSSTRSSVSTAATDIGEESSSSEHPGISYVTDIGEESSSTKPPAISSSEQATSSPSISTVGGITSDSESSVSTNVTTIGQEASSSEAPGTSTSEQVTPSPTDSTVGEITSDLESSVGTATTDIGETSSSSEHPGISSVTDIGEESSSTKPPAISSSEQVTSSPSISTVGGITSDLEPSIGTTVTTIWEKSTSSEIPGTSTSKQSTLSPTGSTKGDFTSNAESSASTVVTDKGEESSSSALPGTSSPEQATSSPSRSTVGGITSDSESSVSTNVTTIGQEASSSEAPGTSTSEQVTPSPTDSTVGEITSDLESSVGTATTDIGETSSSSEHPGISSVTDIGEESSSTKPPAISSSEQVTSSPSISTVGGITSDSESSIGTTVTTIWEKSPSSEIPGTSTSKQSTLSPTSSTKGDINAESSASTVVTDKGEESSSSALPGTSSPEQATSSPSRSTVGGITSDSESSVSTNVTTIGQEASSSEAPGTSTSEQVTSSPTDSTVGEITSDLESSVGNAVTDIGEESSSSVLPGSSSSERVTYSPSVSIVKDTTSDSENMQNTTSIWESSVSNAATESSVSGQSVSSSSDQAVSSPIGSALEDTTFIWASSASTAATDIAQNTSSSELPGTSSSEQATSSPSDSTLGDITSSSETSVSTAVTDKGEESSSTELPETIASEQSTSSPSDSTVRQNWESSVNTAVTDKGKESYSSELPGSSSAQQSTPSTSVSTMQRTTPIWKSSVSTAASVITESETPALPGESSSEGSLGTSSSESSTSTAKGASEETSILTTIIGSGTGTSWSDHNEPDSSTQQYTWTTGDPYTDRTDSTSTPHCKLVCS
- the LOC6634566 gene encoding uncharacterized protein isoform X2, with protein sequence MKLLLFWEALLLLLAVAQTQPEAAGKSQSRPQSKYCKSFDNAAGGPDNLCEKHRFLTYSKCHFECTATHHLSVDNCSIHILGKHSYPRCEDIYCVPDETGADPKNADASTAEDFF